Proteins encoded within one genomic window of Mycolicibacterium monacense:
- a CDS encoding N-acyl-D-amino-acid deacylase family protein, translating to MTFELVIRNGTIVDGLGGEPYAGDVAVSGGAIAAVGAVTERGDREIDATGLLVTPGFVDLHTHYDGQAIWSDRMTPSSAHGVTTAVMGNCGVGFAPCRPQDHDVLVDVMAGVEDIPGVVMVDGLPWDWETFPEYLDAVDSRSRDIDVAAYLPHSPLRVYTMGQRGADREPATGEDLARMRALAKEAVEAGALGFASSRFALHKTSSGSPIPTYDAAQAEIAAIAAGVADGGGGLLQFVPDIPAGGYETVLRQVFEVAADVGLPVTFSLLTGNTGDPVWPQAMNLVEKFNAAGGSITAQMFPRPIGMVIGLEVSGNPFIMYPSYQEIADLPLAERVAEMRKPEVRERILNDTPSAPGHPLMFMVQAWNWIFPLGENPDYEPAASTSIAARAAARGVSPLEEAYDRLLDEDGHAMMLVALGNYENNSLDTVGELMHRDDVVLGLGDGGAHYGMICDASFPTFMLTHWTRDRATGRLSVAEAVRELTSVPAGVAGLADRGRIAVGYKADLNVIDHAALHLHKPVVVHDLPAGGKRLDQTADGYVATVVSGVVIAERGVPTAARPGKLVRGRQPAPA from the coding sequence ATGACATTCGAACTCGTCATTCGCAACGGCACCATCGTCGACGGCCTCGGTGGTGAACCGTATGCGGGTGACGTGGCGGTCAGCGGCGGGGCGATCGCCGCGGTCGGCGCGGTCACCGAACGCGGTGACCGCGAGATCGACGCCACCGGCCTGCTCGTCACCCCCGGTTTCGTCGACCTGCACACCCACTACGACGGGCAGGCCATCTGGTCGGACCGGATGACGCCGTCGTCGGCGCACGGGGTGACCACCGCGGTGATGGGGAACTGCGGTGTCGGTTTCGCGCCGTGCCGCCCGCAGGACCACGACGTGCTCGTCGACGTGATGGCCGGCGTGGAGGACATCCCCGGGGTGGTGATGGTCGACGGGCTGCCGTGGGACTGGGAGACGTTCCCGGAGTACCTGGACGCCGTCGACTCGCGGTCCCGGGACATCGACGTGGCGGCGTATCTGCCGCATTCGCCGCTGCGGGTGTACACGATGGGTCAGCGGGGCGCCGACCGGGAACCCGCCACCGGCGAGGACCTCGCGCGGATGCGGGCGCTGGCCAAGGAGGCGGTCGAGGCGGGTGCGCTGGGATTCGCCTCGTCGCGCTTCGCACTGCACAAGACCTCCAGCGGATCGCCGATCCCGACCTACGATGCGGCGCAGGCCGAGATCGCCGCGATCGCCGCCGGGGTGGCCGACGGCGGCGGCGGGCTGCTCCAATTCGTCCCCGACATCCCGGCCGGCGGTTACGAGACGGTGTTGCGGCAGGTGTTCGAGGTCGCCGCGGACGTCGGCCTGCCGGTGACGTTCTCCCTCCTCACCGGCAACACCGGTGATCCGGTGTGGCCGCAGGCGATGAACCTCGTCGAGAAGTTCAACGCCGCCGGCGGTTCGATCACCGCGCAGATGTTCCCCCGGCCGATCGGCATGGTGATCGGCCTCGAGGTGAGCGGTAACCCGTTCATCATGTACCCGAGCTACCAGGAGATCGCCGACCTGCCGCTGGCCGAGCGGGTCGCGGAGATGCGCAAACCCGAAGTGCGCGAACGCATCCTGAACGACACACCGTCGGCTCCCGGTCACCCGCTGATGTTCATGGTGCAGGCGTGGAACTGGATCTTCCCGCTCGGCGAGAACCCCGACTACGAACCGGCGGCCTCGACGTCGATCGCGGCCCGCGCCGCGGCGCGCGGCGTGAGCCCACTGGAGGAGGCCTACGACCGGCTGCTCGACGAGGACGGGCACGCCATGATGCTGGTGGCCCTGGGCAACTACGAGAACAACTCGCTCGACACCGTCGGAGAGCTGATGCACCGCGACGATGTGGTGCTCGGCCTCGGTGACGGCGGTGCCCATTACGGGATGATCTGCGACGCAAGCTTTCCCACGTTCATGCTGACGCACTGGACGCGCGACCGGGCCACCGGCCGGCTGTCGGTCGCCGAGGCGGTGCGTGAGCTGACGTCGGTACCGGCGGGCGTCGCCGGACTGGCCGACCGCGGCCGTATCGCCGTCGGCTACAAGGCCGACCTCAACGTCATCGACCACGCCGCCCTGCACCTGCACAAACCCGTCGTCGTCCACGATCTGCCCGCCGGCGGTAAACGGCTCGACCAGACGGCGGACGGTTATGTCGCCACCGTCGTCAGCGGTGTCGTGATCGCCGAACGCGGGGTTCCGACGGCCGCCCGCCCCGGCAAGCTGGTGCGCGGACGGCAACCGGCGCCGGCCTAG
- the groL gene encoding chaperonin GroEL (60 kDa chaperone family; promotes refolding of misfolded polypeptides especially under stressful conditions; forms two stacked rings of heptamers to form a barrel-shaped 14mer; ends can be capped by GroES; misfolded proteins enter the barrel where they are refolded when GroES binds), with product MAKTIAYDEEARRGLERGLNALADAVKVTLGPKGRNVVLEKKWGAPTITNDGVSIAKEIELEDPYEKIGAELVKEVAKKTDDVAGDGTTTATVLAQALVREGLRNVAAGANPLGLKRGIEKAVEKVTETLLKSAKEVETKEQIAATAGISAGDQSIGDLIAEAMDKVGNEGVITVEESNTFGLQLELTEGMRFDKGYISGYFVTDAERQEAVLEDPYILLVSSKISTVKDLLPLLEKVIQSGKPLLIIAEDVEGEALSTLVVNKIRGTFKSVAVKAPGFGDRRKAMLQDMAILTGGQVISEEVGLSLETADISLLGQARKVVITKDETTIVEGAGDAEAIQGRVAQIRAEIENSDSDYDREKLQERLAKLAGGVAVIKAGAATEVELKERKHRIEDAVRNAKAAVEEGIVAGGGVALLQAAPSLEELNLTGDEATGANIVRVALEAPLKQIAFNGGLEPGVVAEKVRNSAAGTGLNAATGEYEDLLAAGVADPVKVTRSALQNAASIAALFLTTEAVVADKPEKSAAPAGDPTGGMGGMDF from the coding sequence ATGGCCAAGACAATTGCGTACGACGAAGAGGCCCGTCGCGGCCTCGAGCGGGGCCTCAACGCCCTCGCCGACGCCGTAAAGGTGACGTTGGGCCCCAAGGGTCGCAACGTCGTTCTGGAGAAGAAGTGGGGCGCCCCCACGATCACCAACGATGGTGTGTCCATCGCCAAGGAGATCGAGCTGGAGGACCCGTACGAGAAGATCGGCGCTGAGCTGGTCAAAGAGGTCGCCAAGAAGACCGACGACGTCGCAGGCGACGGCACCACCACCGCCACCGTGCTCGCCCAGGCGCTCGTGCGCGAGGGCCTGCGCAACGTGGCCGCCGGTGCGAACCCGCTCGGCCTCAAGCGCGGCATCGAGAAGGCCGTAGAAAAGGTCACCGAGACGCTGCTGAAGTCGGCCAAGGAGGTCGAGACCAAGGAGCAGATCGCTGCCACCGCCGGGATCTCCGCCGGTGACCAGTCCATCGGCGATCTGATCGCCGAGGCCATGGACAAGGTCGGCAACGAGGGTGTCATCACCGTCGAGGAGTCCAACACCTTCGGCCTGCAGCTCGAGCTCACCGAGGGTATGCGCTTCGACAAGGGCTACATCTCGGGTTACTTCGTCACCGACGCCGAGCGTCAGGAAGCGGTCCTCGAGGATCCCTACATCCTGCTGGTGTCGTCGAAGATCTCGACCGTCAAGGATCTGCTGCCGCTGCTGGAGAAGGTCATCCAGTCCGGCAAGCCGCTGCTGATCATCGCCGAGGACGTCGAGGGTGAGGCGCTGTCCACGCTCGTCGTGAACAAGATCCGTGGCACCTTCAAGTCCGTCGCCGTCAAGGCCCCGGGCTTCGGTGACCGCCGCAAGGCGATGCTGCAGGACATGGCCATCCTCACCGGTGGTCAGGTCATCAGCGAAGAGGTCGGCCTCTCCCTGGAGACCGCTGACATCTCGCTGCTGGGCCAGGCCCGCAAGGTCGTCATCACCAAGGACGAGACCACCATCGTGGAGGGTGCCGGCGACGCCGAGGCCATCCAGGGCCGGGTGGCTCAGATCCGCGCCGAGATCGAGAACAGCGACTCGGATTACGACCGTGAGAAGCTGCAGGAGCGCCTGGCCAAGCTGGCCGGCGGTGTTGCGGTGATCAAGGCCGGCGCTGCCACCGAGGTGGAGCTCAAGGAGCGCAAGCACCGCATCGAGGACGCCGTTCGCAACGCGAAGGCCGCCGTCGAGGAGGGCATCGTCGCCGGTGGCGGCGTGGCGCTGCTGCAGGCCGCCCCGTCGCTCGAGGAGCTCAACCTCACCGGTGACGAGGCCACCGGCGCCAACATCGTGCGCGTCGCGCTCGAGGCCCCGCTCAAGCAGATCGCCTTCAACGGTGGTCTGGAGCCGGGTGTGGTGGCCGAGAAGGTCCGCAACTCGGCAGCCGGCACCGGCCTCAACGCCGCGACCGGTGAGTACGAGGATCTGCTCGCCGCCGGCGTCGCCGACCCGGTGAAGGTGACCCGCTCGGCGCTGCAGAACGCAGCTTCGATCGCGGCGCTGTTCCTCACCACCGAGGCCGTCGTCGCCGACAAGCCGGAGAAGTCGGCCGCACCCGCGGGCGACCCGACCGGTGGCATGGGCGGTATGGACTTCTAA
- a CDS encoding TetR/AcrR family transcriptional regulator, whose amino-acid sequence MARDAAGARPLRADAARNRDRVLRVAYETFAADGLTVPVDEIARRAGVGPGTIYRHFPTKEALYTAVVEHRLYEMIERGRELLASGDPGEALFDFLRAIAVEWGAADRVLIDGLAGWGLDVHTVAPEADAAARTLLAELLAAGQRAGTVRADLTAPELKSILVGLQAIGAYDAAVAARATAVVADGLRPPPSRH is encoded by the coding sequence ATGGCCAGGGACGCCGCCGGGGCTCGACCGCTGCGGGCCGACGCCGCACGCAACCGTGATCGCGTCCTGCGGGTGGCCTACGAGACATTCGCTGCCGACGGATTGACGGTTCCGGTCGACGAGATCGCCCGCCGCGCCGGGGTGGGCCCCGGCACGATCTACCGCCACTTCCCGACCAAAGAGGCGCTCTACACCGCCGTCGTCGAACACCGGCTGTACGAGATGATCGAACGCGGTCGGGAGCTGCTGGCGTCCGGCGACCCCGGTGAGGCGCTCTTCGACTTCCTGCGCGCGATCGCGGTGGAGTGGGGCGCGGCCGACCGGGTGCTGATCGACGGGCTGGCGGGTTGGGGGCTCGACGTGCACACCGTCGCCCCGGAGGCCGACGCCGCCGCCCGCACACTGCTCGCCGAGCTGCTTGCCGCAGGTCAGCGGGCGGGTACGGTGCGGGCGGACCTGACCGCGCCCGAACTGAAATCGATCCTGGTCGGTCTGCAGGCCATCGGGGCTTACGACGCCGCGGTGGCCGCGCGCGCGACGGCCGTGGTGGCGGACGGTTTACGGCCCCCACCAAGCCGGCACTGA
- a CDS encoding SDR family NAD(P)-dependent oxidoreductase, with product MTKWTTADIPSQSGRTAVVTGANTGLGLETAKALAARGAHVVLAVRDTEKGKRAADEITAAHPEAAVSVQSLDLGSLRSVRTAAEALKADFPRIDLLINNAGVMYPPKQTTEDGFELTFGTNHLGHFALTGLLLENVLAAPNSRVVTVSSQGHRIRAAIHFDDLQWERSYSRVGAYGQSKLSNLLFTYELQRRLDTRDAIAVAAHPGVSNTELMRHLHLPPVFNPLVGVLTQSPTMGALPTLRAATDPTVRGGQYFGPSGLGEIRGYPELVTSSAQSRDVDLARRLWTVSEELTGVAFPL from the coding sequence ATGACGAAATGGACCACCGCCGACATCCCGAGCCAGTCCGGCCGCACCGCGGTCGTCACCGGCGCCAACACCGGGCTCGGCCTCGAAACCGCCAAAGCGCTGGCCGCACGCGGCGCACACGTCGTGCTCGCGGTCCGCGACACCGAGAAGGGCAAACGCGCCGCCGACGAGATCACCGCCGCCCATCCCGAGGCCGCGGTGAGCGTGCAGAGCCTCGACCTCGGGTCGCTGCGCTCGGTGCGCACCGCGGCCGAGGCGCTCAAGGCCGACTTCCCGCGCATCGACCTGCTGATCAACAACGCCGGGGTGATGTACCCGCCCAAGCAGACCACCGAGGACGGTTTCGAGCTCACGTTCGGCACCAACCACCTCGGCCACTTCGCCCTCACCGGACTGCTGCTGGAGAACGTCCTGGCGGCGCCGAACTCGCGGGTGGTGACCGTCAGCAGCCAGGGGCACCGCATCCGGGCCGCGATCCACTTCGACGATCTGCAATGGGAGCGCAGCTACAGCCGCGTCGGCGCCTACGGACAGTCGAAGCTGTCGAATCTGCTGTTCACCTACGAACTCCAGCGCCGCCTCGACACCCGCGACGCCATCGCGGTCGCCGCCCACCCCGGGGTGTCCAACACCGAACTCATGCGTCACCTGCATCTGCCGCCGGTGTTCAACCCGCTGGTCGGTGTCCTCACGCAGAGCCCCACGATGGGGGCACTGCCGACGCTGCGGGCCGCGACCGACCCCACCGTGCGGGGCGGGCAGTACTTCGGGCCGAGCGGACTGGGCGAGATCCGCGGCTACCCCGAGCTCGTCACGTCGAGCGCGCAGTCGCGCGACGTGGACCTGGCCCGCCGGCTGTGGACGGTGTCCGAAGAGCTCACCGGAGTGGCGTTTCCGCTCTAG
- a CDS encoding cupin domain-containing protein, with translation MSLVVPPYPPPRYTEDEPAVSAWVRRGDEPPDYDAFGLVRYHYLADQKATGGDYGLYRVEIAPRGGGPGPHYHRAMSEAFFVLSGSIKLYDGTEWSDGNPNDFLYVPPGGIHGFRNESDEPASILMLFAPGAPREHYFEGLAHLGELTDDERREWFVKNDNYFVE, from the coding sequence GTGTCGCTGGTCGTACCGCCCTATCCCCCGCCGCGCTACACCGAGGACGAACCTGCGGTGAGCGCGTGGGTCCGGCGCGGGGACGAGCCGCCGGACTACGACGCGTTCGGGCTGGTGCGGTACCACTATCTCGCCGACCAGAAGGCCACCGGCGGGGACTACGGCCTCTACCGCGTCGAGATCGCCCCGCGCGGTGGCGGGCCGGGTCCGCACTACCACCGCGCGATGTCCGAGGCGTTCTTCGTCCTGTCCGGCAGCATCAAGCTCTACGACGGCACCGAATGGTCCGACGGCAACCCCAACGACTTCCTCTATGTGCCGCCGGGCGGAATCCACGGTTTCCGCAACGAGTCCGACGAGCCGGCGTCGATCCTGATGCTGTTCGCACCCGGTGCGCCTCGGGAGCACTACTTCGAGGGCCTCGCCCACCTCGGTGAGCTCACCGACGACGAGCGCCGGGAGTGGTTCGTCAAGAACGACAACTACTTCGTGGAGTGA
- a CDS encoding excinuclease ABC subunit UvrA — MTATSDARDDEHDPCVRVFGTRVHNLKGVDVAAPRDALVAFTGISGSGKSSLAFGTIYAEAQRRYFESVAPYARRLLLPTGAPKVDDITGLPPAVALQQRRGTATSRSTVGTVTTLSNLLRMLFSRAGTYPRGATERLDSDAFSPNTAVGACPECHGLGRIHQVTEQTLVPDPSLTIREGAVAAWPGAWQGQNLRDILITLGYDIDRPWHKLPKRQRNWILFTDEQPTVEIDPSQHPVTADYYYNGTFSSAERHVRHTLANSQSATMRRRVLQYVDTVECGMCGGSGLRPEALKVTFAGRTIADYVAMPLAGLAEALRPVAARTDAAAAYESTASGEFTEVATMIATDLVARLQVLIDLGLGYLTLNRRTPTVSPGELQRLRLATQLRAGLFGVLYVLDEPSAGLHPADAEPLLEVLDRLRRAGNSVFVVEHDMDVVRRADWIVDVGPGAGELGGQVLYSGPVPGLAEIGESVTGRYLFDSAPTATRTPRPPSGWLRMGGISSHNLRDLDVDLPLGVFAAVTGVSGSGKSTLVVKVLGDVVNRHLGRAVNQPDADAADGADPDAEIVDLDHDASVGVSVEGVEAITRLVAVDQRPIGRTPRSTLATYTGLFDAVRREFAATSAARRRGWTAGRFSFNVADGRCPTCQGEGFVSVELLFLPGTYATCPTCHGARYNEATLGVRYRGRTIAEVLAMTVDEAGEFFADIAGASRSLVTLHEVGLGYLRLGQPATELSGGEAQRIKLASELQRPKRGHTLYVLDEPTTGLHPADVDLLDAQLHRLVDAGNTVVVAEHDMRMVAGSDWVVDLGPGAGADGGQVVAAGTPAEVSRVDRSRTAPYLAARLGHSTK, encoded by the coding sequence ATGACAGCAACTTCCGACGCGCGCGACGACGAGCACGACCCCTGCGTGCGCGTGTTCGGTACGCGGGTGCACAACCTCAAAGGTGTCGACGTCGCCGCCCCGCGCGATGCGCTGGTCGCGTTCACCGGGATCTCGGGGTCCGGCAAGTCGTCCCTGGCGTTCGGGACCATCTACGCCGAGGCCCAGCGACGGTACTTCGAGTCGGTCGCCCCCTACGCGCGGCGGCTCCTGTTGCCGACCGGCGCCCCGAAGGTGGACGACATCACCGGACTGCCGCCCGCGGTGGCGCTGCAGCAGCGGCGCGGAACCGCGACGTCGCGGTCGACGGTGGGCACCGTCACGACGCTGTCCAACCTGCTGCGGATGCTGTTCTCCCGCGCGGGCACCTACCCGCGCGGGGCGACCGAACGCCTGGACTCCGACGCGTTCTCACCGAACACCGCGGTCGGCGCCTGTCCGGAGTGCCACGGCCTCGGCCGGATCCATCAGGTGACCGAGCAGACGCTGGTCCCCGACCCGTCGCTGACCATCCGCGAAGGCGCCGTCGCCGCCTGGCCGGGGGCCTGGCAGGGGCAGAACCTGCGTGACATCCTCATCACGCTGGGCTACGACATCGACCGGCCGTGGCACAAACTGCCCAAGCGCCAACGGAATTGGATCCTGTTCACCGACGAGCAGCCGACCGTCGAGATCGATCCGAGCCAGCACCCCGTCACCGCCGACTACTACTACAACGGGACATTCTCGAGTGCCGAACGCCATGTCCGGCACACCCTGGCCAACTCGCAGAGCGCGACGATGCGCCGCCGGGTGCTGCAGTACGTCGACACCGTCGAGTGCGGGATGTGTGGCGGATCGGGGCTGCGTCCGGAGGCGCTGAAGGTGACCTTCGCCGGCCGCACCATCGCCGACTACGTGGCGATGCCGCTGGCCGGACTCGCCGAGGCACTGCGCCCGGTCGCCGCGCGCACCGATGCGGCGGCCGCATACGAGTCGACGGCGTCCGGTGAGTTCACCGAGGTGGCCACGATGATCGCCACCGACCTCGTCGCCCGCCTCCAGGTGCTCATCGATCTGGGCCTTGGCTACCTGACGCTCAACCGCCGCACCCCGACCGTGTCACCGGGTGAACTGCAGCGGCTCCGGTTGGCCACCCAGTTGCGCGCCGGGCTGTTCGGGGTTCTCTACGTCCTCGACGAACCGTCCGCGGGTCTGCATCCCGCCGATGCCGAACCCCTGCTCGAGGTGCTGGATCGCCTTCGGCGAGCAGGTAATTCGGTATTCGTCGTCGAGCACGACATGGACGTGGTGCGCCGCGCCGACTGGATCGTCGACGTCGGCCCCGGCGCGGGCGAACTCGGCGGTCAGGTGCTCTACAGCGGGCCCGTCCCCGGACTCGCCGAGATAGGTGAATCGGTAACCGGCAGATACCTTTTCGACTCCGCGCCCACCGCCACGCGGACGCCGCGCCCGCCGTCGGGCTGGCTGCGGATGGGCGGCATCTCGTCGCACAACCTGCGTGACCTCGACGTCGACCTGCCACTCGGGGTCTTCGCCGCGGTCACCGGGGTGTCGGGTTCGGGCAAGTCGACGCTCGTGGTGAAGGTGCTCGGCGACGTGGTCAACCGCCATCTGGGCCGCGCGGTGAACCAGCCGGATGCCGATGCCGCCGACGGGGCGGATCCCGACGCCGAGATCGTCGACCTCGACCACGACGCGTCCGTCGGCGTGAGTGTGGAAGGGGTGGAGGCGATCACCCGACTGGTGGCCGTCGACCAGCGGCCGATCGGGCGGACCCCCCGGTCGACGCTGGCCACCTACACGGGGCTCTTCGACGCCGTCCGGCGGGAGTTCGCCGCGACCTCCGCCGCGCGCCGACGCGGTTGGACGGCGGGCCGGTTCTCGTTCAACGTCGCCGACGGTCGCTGCCCGACCTGTCAGGGCGAAGGGTTCGTCTCCGTCGAATTGCTCTTCCTCCCAGGCACATACGCCACCTGTCCGACGTGCCACGGCGCGCGTTACAACGAGGCCACACTCGGTGTCCGGTACCGCGGCCGCACGATCGCCGAGGTGCTCGCGATGACCGTCGACGAGGCGGGAGAGTTCTTCGCCGACATCGCCGGTGCCTCGCGCAGCCTGGTGACGCTGCACGAGGTCGGCCTCGGCTATCTGCGGCTCGGGCAGCCCGCCACCGAACTGTCCGGCGGTGAGGCGCAACGCATCAAGCTGGCCTCAGAGCTGCAACGGCCCAAACGCGGCCACACGCTCTACGTACTGGACGAACCGACCACCGGTCTGCATCCGGCCGATGTCGACCTGCTCGACGCACAGCTGCACCGCCTCGTCGACGCGGGTAACACCGTCGTGGTGGCCGAACACGACATGCGGATGGTCGCGGGATCCGACTGGGTCGTCGACCTCGGACCCGGCGCCGGCGCCGACGGTGGGCAGGTGGTCGCCGCGGGCACCCCGGCCGAGGTGAGCCGGGTCGACCGCAGCCGTACCGCGCCGTATCTGGCGGCGCGCCTGGGTCACTCCACGAAGTAG
- a CDS encoding DEAD/DEAH box helicase, which translates to MRAYAAPDTQALRGWQRRALVRYLGAKPRDFLAVATPGAGKTTFALRIAGELLADGTVERVTVVVPTEHLKIQWAQAAARSGIALDPKFSNSSAQTSSEYHGVVVTYAQVASHPTRHRVRTENYRTLVIFDEIHHGGDAKTWGDAMREAFSDATRRLSLTGTPFRSDDSPIPFVNYVPDAEGLLRSESDHTYGYADALADGVVRPVIFLAYSGEARWRSSAGEEHAARLGEPLNAEQTARAWRTVLDANGEWIPAVLKAADTRLRQLRAGGMPDAGAMIIATDQTAARQYAALLTKMTGEAPTLVLSDDPGSSARIAEYSAGDTPWLVAVRMVSEGVDVPRLAVGVYATSASTPLFFAQAIGRFVRSRRPGETASIFVPSVPTLLDLASQMEAQRDHVLGKPHRESMGDEELVERRRSEPTEEDRGFESLGASAELDQVIFDGASFGTATPAGSEEEADYLGIPGLLDADQMRDLLRRRQEEQLTRRTASGEPPPVTPYGQLRELRQELNTLVSLAHHRLNKPHGWIHNELRRICGGPPVAAATSDQLQARIAAVRTLKA; encoded by the coding sequence GTGCGGGCTTATGCAGCGCCCGACACCCAGGCTTTACGTGGCTGGCAGCGTCGGGCATTGGTGCGGTATCTTGGCGCCAAGCCGCGTGACTTCCTGGCGGTCGCCACCCCCGGTGCAGGTAAGACCACGTTTGCCCTGCGCATCGCGGGTGAGCTACTGGCCGACGGCACCGTCGAACGCGTCACGGTGGTGGTGCCGACCGAGCACCTCAAGATCCAGTGGGCGCAGGCGGCCGCGCGGTCCGGTATCGCCCTGGACCCGAAGTTCAGCAACTCCTCGGCGCAGACGTCGTCGGAGTACCACGGTGTCGTGGTCACCTACGCCCAGGTGGCCAGCCACCCCACCCGGCACCGGGTGCGCACGGAGAACTACCGGACCCTGGTCATCTTCGACGAGATCCACCACGGCGGGGACGCCAAGACGTGGGGTGACGCGATGCGCGAGGCGTTCAGCGACGCCACCCGCCGCCTGTCGTTGACCGGGACGCCCTTCCGCAGCGACGACAGCCCCATCCCGTTCGTGAACTACGTCCCGGACGCCGAGGGTTTGCTGCGCTCGGAGTCCGACCACACCTACGGCTATGCCGACGCACTGGCCGACGGGGTGGTGCGCCCGGTGATCTTCCTCGCCTACTCCGGCGAGGCGCGGTGGCGCAGCAGCGCGGGTGAGGAGCACGCCGCCCGCCTCGGCGAGCCGCTGAACGCCGAACAGACCGCGCGGGCCTGGCGCACCGTCCTCGACGCGAACGGCGAGTGGATCCCGGCGGTGCTCAAGGCCGCGGACACCCGGCTGCGCCAGCTGCGCGCGGGAGGTATGCCCGACGCCGGGGCCATGATCATCGCGACCGATCAGACCGCCGCCCGCCAGTACGCGGCGCTGCTGACGAAGATGACCGGTGAGGCGCCGACGCTGGTGCTCTCCGACGATCCGGGGTCGTCGGCGCGGATCGCGGAGTACTCGGCCGGCGACACGCCGTGGCTGGTGGCGGTCCGGATGGTGTCCGAGGGGGTCGACGTGCCGCGCCTGGCGGTCGGCGTCTACGCCACCAGCGCATCGACCCCGCTGTTCTTCGCCCAGGCGATCGGGCGCTTCGTGCGGTCGCGACGCCCCGGTGAGACCGCCAGCATTTTCGTGCCCTCGGTGCCGACGCTGCTCGACCTGGCCAGCCAGATGGAGGCCCAGCGCGACCATGTGCTCGGCAAACCCCACCGTGAGTCGATGGGTGACGAGGAGCTCGTCGAACGCCGCCGCAGCGAACCCACCGAAGAGGACCGGGGGTTCGAATCACTGGGCGCCAGCGCCGAACTCGACCAGGTGATCTTCGACGGGGCGTCCTTCGGCACCGCCACGCCCGCGGGCAGCGAGGAAGAGGCCGACTACCTCGGTATACCGGGTCTGCTCGATGCCGATCAGATGCGAGACCTGTTGCGGCGCAGGCAGGAAGAGCAGCTGACCAGACGCACCGCGTCGGGTGAGCCGCCGCCGGTGACGCCGTACGGCCAGCTTCGCGAGCTGCGTCAGGAGCTCAACACGCTGGTGTCGCTGGCGCATCACCGGCTCAACAAACCGCACGGATGGATACACAACGAACTGCGCCGGATCTGCGGCGGGCCACCGGTGGCCGCAGCGACGTCGGATCAGTTGCAGGCCAGGATCGCGGCGGTGCGCACGCTCAAGGCGTGA
- a CDS encoding helix-turn-helix transcriptional regulator produces the protein MVTLDEFSRLVSAIHDAAVTPDHWVDTMTDLRHSLGAITGAMLIADDVGRAADRASLPPDAHRTYREYYHRIDYVLEAVERGPVGLIHSGRQLIEQDERSEFNVDWIRPNHMDDGMFVRLTGNDHPACFIVANPRRDESFVTTERAELVAALVPHFQQALRTEKHLAELRRDAGDLAGAIDSMRQAVLVTGVNGIVLHSNAACDALLHRADGLTVRSGRLCAFRSDVDCAVQRALADALGMNEAGARFGTSVLCPRPSGDRAYVAHAFPFPNREGEPRAIVVIVDPDHRPQPPKDMLRNLFGLTNGEADVALRVANGQGLAPISDELSVSLATVKTHLQHVFDKTDTHRQAELVRLLTALLP, from the coding sequence ATGGTCACGCTCGATGAGTTCTCGCGCCTAGTCTCGGCGATCCACGACGCCGCGGTCACGCCCGACCACTGGGTGGACACGATGACCGACCTGCGCCACTCGCTCGGCGCGATCACCGGGGCGATGCTGATCGCCGACGATGTGGGACGGGCGGCCGACCGGGCCAGCCTTCCGCCGGACGCCCACCGCACCTACCGCGAGTACTACCACCGGATCGACTACGTGCTCGAAGCGGTCGAGCGTGGCCCGGTCGGCTTGATCCACAGCGGGCGGCAGCTGATCGAGCAGGACGAGCGCTCGGAGTTCAACGTCGACTGGATCCGGCCCAATCACATGGACGATGGGATGTTCGTCCGGCTGACCGGCAACGACCATCCCGCCTGTTTCATCGTCGCCAACCCGCGGCGCGACGAATCCTTCGTCACCACCGAACGCGCGGAACTCGTCGCCGCCCTCGTCCCCCACTTCCAGCAGGCCTTGCGCACCGAGAAGCACCTCGCCGAGCTCAGACGCGACGCCGGTGACCTGGCCGGGGCGATCGACAGCATGCGGCAGGCCGTTCTGGTCACCGGCGTGAACGGCATTGTCCTGCACAGCAATGCGGCATGCGACGCGCTGTTACACCGCGCCGACGGGCTCACCGTCCGATCGGGCCGGCTGTGCGCCTTCCGCTCTGATGTGGACTGTGCGGTACAACGCGCGCTGGCCGACGCGCTCGGGATGAACGAGGCCGGGGCCCGCTTCGGCACGTCGGTGCTGTGCCCGCGGCCGTCGGGTGACCGGGCGTATGTCGCACACGCCTTCCCGTTCCCCAACCGGGAGGGCGAGCCGAGAGCGATCGTCGTGATCGTCGATCCCGACCACCGGCCACAACCACCGAAGGACATGCTGCGCAACTTGTTCGGCCTCACCAACGGCGAAGCCGACGTCGCGCTGCGGGTCGCGAACGGTCAGGGTCTCGCGCCCATCTCCGACGAATTGTCGGTCTCGCTCGCGACGGTCAAGACCCACCTGCAGCACGTGTTCGACAAGACCGACACTCACCGGCAGGCCGAGCTGGTCCGTCTCCTCACCGCCCTGCTGCCGTGA